A region of the Pseudarthrobacter oxydans genome:
GTTGTAGAGCAGTTCCGCCGAACGCTTGTTGATGGGGTCGAAATCGTGCCGGGCGTCGTACAGGACCTCCGCAGCCATCCGGACGGTGGTCAGCGGTGTCCGCAACTCGTGGGAGACGTCCGAGACGAAGCGCTGCTGCATCTGGGAGAGGGTTGCCAGCTGGGTGATCTGTTCCTGGAGGCTGGCTGCCATGTGGTTGAAGGAGGCGCCGAGGCGGGCCACTTCATCTTCACCCCGGACCACCATCCGCTCCTGCAGCTGGCCCGCGGCGAGCTTCTCGGAGACCATGGCGGCGTGGCTGACCGGGCTGACCACGTTCCGCGTGACATACCAGGCGACGGCTCCGATCAGGAGCACCAGCACCGCACCGCCCGCCCACAGGACGCTCTGGATCTCGTCCAGCGTCTTCTGGGCGGTATTCAGGTCGTAAATAAGGTAGAGCTCGTAGACGGTGCCGTTGAAGGTCACTTTGTTGCCCACGGCAATGCCTGGCCGGTCCTCGGTGCCGACCGGGATGACCGTGGATGCCCAGTACTGGTCCTTCCCGGATTCCTGCACGGCCTTGCGAAGCGCCGGCGGAATGACGCTGACGGTCAACTGGTCGGAGGCCCGGGATTCGACCCAGCGGTTCCGCGGTTTGGTCTGTTCAGGCACGGCCTCGAAGACGTACCTGCGCTGGATGACCGACCCGCGGCCCTCCACGGCGTTCAGGGTGTCGTAAACGAGGGTGATCACGCTGGCCTGGTCGGTGACCTGCGCGCCGTCGAACGTGTCCTGCACCTGCTTGACGTTGTAGCGGGTCTCCGACTCGGCCTGCGTCAACCGCTCCTGGAAGAGGTTGTTGGCAATCTGGTTGGACAGGTACGCGCCCACCACAGCGAAGGAGGTGACGGCCAGGAGCAGGGTGGTGAGGACAGTCCGGAACTGCAGGGACCGGCGCCACCGGCGGTGGAGGGAACGTCCGACGTACCGCAGCGCCGGCAGGAACCGGCGGACTCCGGTCTTGACCAGCCGCGCAACGCGCAGGCTGACAACCAGGGACCGCCGCTGCCAGAGATGGGCGCGGAACGTCAGGCCCCGCAGGCTGATGGCGTCCGTGTGTTCGGGGGGAGGCGGCGGCCCGGTGCCGCTGCTGTGGTGCCCGGAAGTTTCCCCCGGAGCGGGGTTCGCGGAAGCTGGCACGCCCGTACCGGGTGTACCGCCTTGCGCCGCGGGTTCAGGCCCCTGCTTTGTAGCCGACACCACGCACCGTCAATACGACTTCCGGAGCTTCCGGATCCTGCTCGATCTTGGAACGAAGCCGCTGGACATGGACGTTCACAAGGCGCGTATCGGCAGCGTGCCGGTAGCCCCAGACCTGCTCGAGCAGCAGTTCGCGGGTGAACACCTGCCAAGGCTTCCGGGCGAGCGCCACCAGGAGGTCAAACTCCAGGGGCGTCAGAGAGATCCGCTCGTTGCCCCGGCTGACGGTGTGCCCGGCGACATCAATGGTGATGTCCGCGATGCGCAACGTTTCGGGCGCTTTCTGGTCACCGGGTCGGAGCCGTGCACGGACGCGGGCCACGAGTTCCGCCGGCTTGAACGGCTTGGGCACGTAGTCATCGGCGCCGGACTCGAGTCCGCGGACGACGTCGGACGTATCTGACTTGGCGGTGAGCATGACAATCGGAACATCCGACTCCGCGCGGACCTGCCGGCAGACCTCGATGCCGTCCACACCGGGAAGCATGAGGTCCAGCAACACAAGGTCCGGCCGGGATGACCGGAAAACGTCCAGCGCCTGGGCGCCGTCCGCGCAGAAGACGGGCTCGAAGCCGTCGTTGCGGAGAACAATTCCAATCATTTCGGCCAGCGCTTCGTCATCATCTACCACCAGAATGCGTGCCTTCATAGCTATATATTCCCTTATGAGGATGGCTTTGTCCTATTGGACGCCCTCCGGCATGGCGGGGCGCTAGGATGCCCGACGCCGGAACTATAGGCTGGTGCCACGCCGTGCGTTGGCGCGCCGCGCCTGCGTCAATGGAGCGGGCGCCTGGCTGACGGCGCACTGGTACGGGGGAAGGAACATCGGTGTCACCACAGGATTCGGACGCGCAGGAGCCTCAGGACCGGCAGGCTGCCTGGCGGCACCCCTCCGGCCACCAGCCGCCAGGACCGCAGCCATCGGGACAACAGCCGTCCGGGCAACAACCTCCGGAGCAGCAACCACCGGCCCGGAACCCGTGGGGGCCGCCGTCGTGGCAACCGCATTCGGCGCAGCAGCCTTGGGGGCCGCCGCCGTTTCAACAGCCCTCGCCGCAGCAGCCTTGGGGGCAGCCCGGTTCTGCCTATCCCGGGTTGCCGCAGCCCCGGTATCCCAGCCAGCACTTTTCGAACCAGGGCCCTCCCTACGGCCAGCCGCGGTATGTTGCTCCCCCGAAGCCGGGCATAGTCCCGCTGCGTCCCCTGATGTTCGGGGAAATCATGGACGGGTCCTTCCAGGTGATCCGGCGGAACGCGAAGGCCATGCTGGGCGCTTCCCTGCTGGCGCAATCCCTCGCCGCCATCCTTACCGCTGTCCTCACCGCGGCCACGGCAACTTCGGCGGGCTCCATCGAAGGCTGGGCAAACAGCGCCAGTAATGCCGATCTGGCAACCCTCGGCCTGGGATTCGTGGCCGCCATGCTGCTGGTGGCCGTCCTCAGCCTCTTCATTGCCTCCGTCCTGCAGGGCGCCATGGTGGTGCCGGTGGCCCGGTCCATCCTCAACCGGCCCACCAGCTTCAAGCAGATGTGGTCGCTCGCCCGCCCGCGGGTCGGAGCCCTGGTCCGGCTTGCTGCCTTGCTGATGGCCGCCGGCCTGCTGGCGATGCTTGTCCCCGCAGCGTTGGCCGTCGCGCTGATCGCAAGCATGGAAGGGATCGGGATCCTGCTGCTCATCCCCCTGTTCCTCGGTTTCGTTGCCCTGTACGTATGGATTTACGTGAAGCTGATGGTAGCCCCGGCCGCGGTCGTGATTGAGGAGCTGGGTGCGCTGGACAGCCTCCGCCGGTCATGGGAACTGACCAGAGCCAACTGGTGGCGGATCCTGGGGATCACGCTGGTGGTGGGCATTCTGGTCGGCGTCGCCAGCCAGATCGTCATGATCCCGGTAGGCCTGCTGCCCCCGCTGGTGGCCAGTTTCCTGTCTCCGCACGGCGGCAGTGAGCAGGAGGTGGCCCTCGCCGTGGCAGTCGGAGTCATCACAGCAATCCTCGGCGCGCTGGCCGGGGCCCTCGGTTACGCCTTGCAGACGTCTGTGATGGCACTGGTCTACATGGACCTCCGGATGAGGAAGGACGGGCTGGACATCTCACTGCTCCGCCAGATGGAGTCCGGCGCCGATCCGGACGGCATTCCGGGCCGGGGCCACACAAGGGGCACGCCAGGCTGGAGCCAGCCTGGCTGGAGCCCCGGACCCGGACCCGTGGCGGGGGCATGGCCGGATGGCCGCTGAACCCCCGGTCCTGCCCGCGGCAGAGGAAGCCCGGCGGTGGGCGGCCGAGGAACTGGCTAAACCGGAGTACCGCGAAGCTGCTCCGGGCTGGCTTGAGGAGCTCTGGAAGGACTTCGTGGACTGGCTCCAGTCGCTGGACGGCTCCGCGGCTGACGGGAGCACAGTGCCCAGCCCGGTCATTGGGATCGTCATCGCCGTGGTCATCGCCGCCGCCGTGATCATTGCCAAACCCCGGCTAAATGCGAAAGTGCGGCGGGCCAGGGAGGTCTTTGAGCCTGACAGCGTCTTGACGCCAGCGGATTACCGGCAGCGCGCCGAAACGTCCGCTGCGGCCGGGAAGTGGGGGGACGCCGTTGTCGACCGCTTCCGGGCACTGGTCCGTTCTGCCGAGGACCGCACCATCCTGGATCCGCAGCCGGGACGGACGGCTGACGAGGTGGTCCGTGAGCTTGCTGCACCGTTCCGTACCGAAGCGGACCGACTGGGCAAGGCAGCAGGGACCTTCGACGCTATCCGGTACGGGAACTTGGCGGCGGACGCCGCCGACTACCGGGCAATGGCCAGCCTGGACAAGAGCCTCGAAGCCATGAAGCCCGCCCGCACCCCCGCCCAGCAGGAGCAGGCCCGGCAGGATTCCCTGCCGCACACGGCGGCGCGCCCATGACCGCCGTGTCTCCGGCACCCTCAACCCGCGAGGTGCCTGAGCCGGGCGCTGCACCGGACAGCGGCACCGGGAAAGCCAAGGGGCTGTGGGGGTGGCTGGGGCGGCACCGTGCACTCGCCGCACTGTGGGCCCTCGTCGGCGCAGCCCTGGCGCTGGTTCTCTGGGCGCAGCTCGCTCCGAAAGGTGACGCCGTTCCCCTGTCCCTCAACAACGCCGGCCCGGACGGTGCCCGGGCCGTCACGCAGATCCTGGGCCGGCACGGCGTCAAGGTCCACGGCGTCGGGAACTTCGAGGCGGCCATGGCGGCGCTGGAGGCGGGAACCTCCCCGACCCTTCTGTTGTACGACAGGAGCGGCTTCCTCGACGAGCCGCGGCTCCAGGAACTGGCGGCGTCCGCGGAGAGGGTGGTGCTGGTTTCGCCCAGGCTGCAGACCCTGGCCGCGCTCAGCGGCAGCATCCGCCAGGCAGGGGTGGTCCCGGACGCCTCCTCCGCGCTGGATCCCGGGTGCAGCCTTCCTGACGCGGAAGCAGCCGGACCGGTGTCCGGCGAGTCAGGCTTTATTTACGACGGCGGGACCTCCTGTTACCGGCCTGCCGGTTCTGCCGCCGGAGTGCTTGCCGTGGAGGGTCACGGGCGGCTCACTGTCCTGGGAAGCACCGGCATCCTCAATAACGGACGGCTGGACGATCCCGGCCACGCTGCGCTGGCCATCCGCACCCTCGGCACCTCCCCGGACCTGGTCTGGTACCTCCCGACCATCGAGGACCTGGAAACCGGCGCTTCCCCGCAGACCCTCGACGAACTCGCGCCCGACTGGGTGCGTTTCCTCGGGCCGTGGCTCGCCCTGGTGGCCGCCGCGGCAATAGCCTGGCGGGGCAGGCGCCTTGGCCCGCTGGTGTTTGAGCCCCTTCCTGTGGTGGTCAAGGCAGTGGAGACAGCAGAGGGCAGGGCCCGGCTCTACCACGATTCCCGCGCCGTGGACCAGGCCCGGGACAACCTCCGGGCCGGAACCCTGGTTCGGCTTTCAGGGCACCTGCGGGTTGGCGCCGCGGCCACGGCCGACCAGGTGGTCAACGCCGCAGCACGGCACCTCGGCCAGCCGGCCCGGCAGATACACGAACTCGTCAACGAACATCCGCGGACCGAGGCAAGGCTTGTTGCCTGGTCGCGGGAGCTGGACAACCTAGAGAAAGAAGTCAAAAGGCGATGAGCGAGCAAGGCAGCGGCCCCCGGGTCCTGGACCACATGGAACATGACTCCGCCCGGCAGGCACTCCTGGACGTGCGCAGTGAGGTGGCAAAGGCCGTGGTGGGCCAGGACGCCACCGTTACCGGCCTGTTGATCGCGCTGCTGTCACAGGGGCACGTGCTGCTGGAGGGCGTTCCGGGGGTCGCGAAAACCCTGCTGGTCCGCGCGTTGTCCGCCGCATTGAGCCTGGACACCAAGCGCGTCCAGTTCACTCCGGACCTGATGCCAGGCGACATCACGGGCTCGCTGGTTTATGACTCGCACACCTCGGAATTCACCTTCCGGGAGGGGCCGGTCTTCACCAACATCCTGCTGGCGGACGAGATCAACCGGACGCCTCCCAAGACGCAGGCTTCCCTGCTCGAAGCCATGGAGGAGCGGCAGGTGTCCGTGGACGGCGAGTCCCGGCCGCTGCCCGGACCGTTCCTTGTCGCTGCCACCCAAAACCCGGTGGAGTACGAAGGCACCTATCCGCTGCCTGAGGCGCAGCTTGACCGGTTCCTGCTCAAGCTGACCATGCCGCTGCCAGGGCGCCAGGACGAAATGGAAGTCATCCGGCGCCACGCCGCCGGCTTCGATCCGAGGGACCTTACCGCCGCCGGCGTCCGCGCCGTTGCAGGTGCGGAGGACCTGGCACGGGCGCGGCAGGCGGTGGCCTCCGTGGCGGTGGACCCTGAAGTCATCGCGTACATCGTGGACCTGGTGCGTGCCACCCGCTCCGCACCTTCATTCCTGCTTGGGGTCTCGCCCCGCGGCGCCACTGCCCTGCTGAACACTTCGCGGTCCTGGGCCTGGCTCTCCGGCAGGAGCTTTGTCACCCCCGACGACGTCAAGGCCCTGGCCCTCCCCTGCCTCCGGCACCGCGTGGCGCTGCAGCCTGAAGCCCAAATGGACGGAGTACGCGTGGACGACGTGCTGGGCAGCATCCTGGCGTCCGTTCCCGTTCCCCGCTGATGGCCGTCTCCGGGCGTTTCGTGCTGCTGGTGCTGCTGGGCGCCGTGCCGGTCCTGGCATTGCCGGGCTGGGGAACGGTGCTGCTGGTGGCCGCCGCGCTGGCGGCCCTTGCCGCCGTCGACCTCCTGCTGGCGGCTTCCCTGCGTCCGGTGCACGTCCTGCGTTCCGAGCCCGGCAACGTCACGCTGCATGCGGGTACGGACGCCGTGTTAAAGGTGCAGAACGACGGCGGCCGGCGGCTCCGAGGTGTCCTCCGCGACGCATGGCAGCCCTCCGCGGGAGCGCAGAATCCGGTGCAGGACATCGACGTCCCGGCCGGGGAAGGCAGGCGCGTCACCGTCCGGCTGCGGCCGGTCCGGCGGGGCGACCTGAAAGTACCCCACGTCACCCTTCGCTCTTTCGGCCCGCTGCTGCTGGCCGCGCGGCAGCGGACCATTGACTGC
Encoded here:
- the mtrB gene encoding MtrAB system histidine kinase MtrB; protein product: MTFRAHLWQRRSLVVSLRVARLVKTGVRRFLPALRYVGRSLHRRWRRSLQFRTVLTTLLLAVTSFAVVGAYLSNQIANNLFQERLTQAESETRYNVKQVQDTFDGAQVTDQASVITLVYDTLNAVEGRGSVIQRRYVFEAVPEQTKPRNRWVESRASDQLTVSVIPPALRKAVQESGKDQYWASTVIPVGTEDRPGIAVGNKVTFNGTVYELYLIYDLNTAQKTLDEIQSVLWAGGAVLVLLIGAVAWYVTRNVVSPVSHAAMVSEKLAAGQLQERMVVRGEDEVARLGASFNHMAASLQEQITQLATLSQMQQRFVSDVSHELRTPLTTVRMAAEVLYDARHDFDPINKRSAELLYNQVERFQSLLSDLLEISRFDAGVAVLDAEAEDILQVIAHAIEGAAPVAAEYGSEIVLRAPEGAVIVEMDARRIDRILRNLILNAVEHGEGKPVTVTVAASQTAVGIAVRDQGIGMDPAEAARVFDRFWRADPARARTTGGSGLGLSIAMEDTKLHNGWLQAWGRKGSGANFRLTLPLRQGEEIDKSPVQLEPEDITLPGEPRSENILVLETGAASLAPASSPKEGK
- the mtrA gene encoding MtrAB system response regulator MtrA, which codes for MKARILVVDDDEALAEMIGIVLRNDGFEPVFCADGAQALDVFRSSRPDLVLLDLMLPGVDGIEVCRQVRAESDVPIVMLTAKSDTSDVVRGLESGADDYVPKPFKPAELVARVRARLRPGDQKAPETLRIADITIDVAGHTVSRGNERISLTPLEFDLLVALARKPWQVFTRELLLEQVWGYRHAADTRLVNVHVQRLRSKIEQDPEAPEVVLTVRGVGYKAGA
- a CDS encoding DUF4129 domain-containing protein gives rise to the protein MAAEPPVLPAAEEARRWAAEELAKPEYREAAPGWLEELWKDFVDWLQSLDGSAADGSTVPSPVIGIVIAVVIAAAVIIAKPRLNAKVRRAREVFEPDSVLTPADYRQRAETSAAAGKWGDAVVDRFRALVRSAEDRTILDPQPGRTADEVVRELAAPFRTEADRLGKAAGTFDAIRYGNLAADAADYRAMASLDKSLEAMKPARTPAQQEQARQDSLPHTAARP
- a CDS encoding DUF4350 domain-containing protein → MTAVSPAPSTREVPEPGAAPDSGTGKAKGLWGWLGRHRALAALWALVGAALALVLWAQLAPKGDAVPLSLNNAGPDGARAVTQILGRHGVKVHGVGNFEAAMAALEAGTSPTLLLYDRSGFLDEPRLQELAASAERVVLVSPRLQTLAALSGSIRQAGVVPDASSALDPGCSLPDAEAAGPVSGESGFIYDGGTSCYRPAGSAAGVLAVEGHGRLTVLGSTGILNNGRLDDPGHAALAIRTLGTSPDLVWYLPTIEDLETGASPQTLDELAPDWVRFLGPWLALVAAAAIAWRGRRLGPLVFEPLPVVVKAVETAEGRARLYHDSRAVDQARDNLRAGTLVRLSGHLRVGAAATADQVVNAAARHLGQPARQIHELVNEHPRTEARLVAWSRELDNLEKEVKRR
- a CDS encoding MoxR family ATPase; translation: MSEQGSGPRVLDHMEHDSARQALLDVRSEVAKAVVGQDATVTGLLIALLSQGHVLLEGVPGVAKTLLVRALSAALSLDTKRVQFTPDLMPGDITGSLVYDSHTSEFTFREGPVFTNILLADEINRTPPKTQASLLEAMEERQVSVDGESRPLPGPFLVAATQNPVEYEGTYPLPEAQLDRFLLKLTMPLPGRQDEMEVIRRHAAGFDPRDLTAAGVRAVAGAEDLARARQAVASVAVDPEVIAYIVDLVRATRSAPSFLLGVSPRGATALLNTSRSWAWLSGRSFVTPDDVKALALPCLRHRVALQPEAQMDGVRVDDVLGSILASVPVPR